The Halomonas sp. KG2 genome segment CATTCAGATTGTTAACGTAGAGGGTCTGCCCAATCGTCGCTACCTCTGGGCTCCCTCCCTGGATGCTGTTTTTGGTGGTGTGCTGGTATTCTCAGACCTGCATGTGTGGACAGCAGACACCCCTACTGCTGAACAGCGAGCGGCTTGGGTACAAGCGCTTGATGAAATGGCAGCACGCTCTCCTAGGGTCGTTATACCCGGCCACATGCAACCTGACGCAGCGATTGATGCTTCCGCGATTCAATATACACGTGAGTACCTATTAGCATTTGAAGAAGAGCTCGCCAAAGCGAATAACAGCGATGAACTCATTGAAGCAATGACCCGTCGCTACCCAAATGCAAAGCTAAGTGTTGCACTTCAGATTGGCGCTAAGGTAGCTATGGGGGAAATGGACTGGGGATAGTCGGTTTTCTCTATAGTATAGAGGTGGACGATGACCATCTTTCTGCAATGGCAGCTTGGTCACCCAACTTGCAAGGTTCAGCTGTGAAAGCGCCCACGCTGTAGACACTTTATAAACACATACGAAAAAGCCGCCCTTTCGGACGGCTTGATCTAATTCTCTAACGCTCTGATTTTAACCACTTTAAGTGGTGCCGACACCAGGAGTCGAACCCGGGACCTACTGATTACAAGTCAGTTGCTCTACCAACTGAGCTATGTCGGCGCTTCGCGCTTTCTTGAGAATATGATTGCTTCACTGTTAAGCTTTGCAATCAACAAGAAATCTTGTTGGCAATGGCTGGGGTACCAGGATTCGAACCTGGGGATGCCGATACCAAAAACCGGTGCCTTACCACTTGGCGATACCCCAACGTTTGGTGGCCAGAGACGGAATCGAACCGCCGACACGGGGATTTTCAATCCCCTGCTCTACCAACTGAGCTATCTGGCCGCTGCCAACGGTGCGTATTAAACTAAAAACTCAGCTTTTCGTCAACACTTTCGTGAAACTTTCTTTCTAGTCACGTGCTTAGGGCACTTCTTTTCAGGGCTCAAAACGCGCAAAAGCCACGCCATCCGTGGGCTGCACCGAGTTTCACTCCTTACAGCCTTGCTTCCTAAACGCTTAAGCCTGGGTAGGCGGCACGTAACCTTCCGCTTGATCCGTAGCTTCGTTATTTAGAAAACGCTGCATTTGATCCATCAAATAGGCGCGTGCCTCGGGCTCTAACATGTTGAGGTGCTTTTCATTAATCAAGCGCGTTTGCAACGACTGCCACTCTTCCCAGGCCTGCTTAGACACGGTGGCTTGAATCTCTTGCCCCTGCTTACCTGGCAGTGGTGGAAATGGCAGAGCGGGCAGCTCTTGTTGGTACTTGCGGCAGAAAACGGTGGTGCTCATGGTGTACTCCTTTTTGAATAACGCTGCGAATATAAAAGTAATAGCGCGTGTGAGGTTAGCGTGACGGCCCTGGCGTTGGATCTAAGGAAAAAGGCGCCAGCTGGCTCAGCAGCGATTTAACCGGCGCAGCCAAGCCAAGCGTGGGCGGTTCGTCAACGTCATACCACACGCCCTCTTCTCTTACGCCGTTCAGCCTATCGCAACTGACCGGCTGAGGCGTAATCAATAGCCGAAAATGACTAAACGTATGCGTAAAGCTGGGCAGTGGCGCATGGCGTTCGGGGGACGTCACATGATCAGCCAGCCAATCGTTCAGTTCACTATGTTGCTCAAATTGAGGCAGGCTCCATAGGCCTCCCCACAGGCCGCTGGGTGGCCGTTGCTCTAACCACACCCGCCCTTGCCTGTCTCGTAGCATCAGCATAATGGTTTCACGCGTAGGCAAGGCTTTTTTAGGTTTGGATTCAGGAAAGCGTTGCGGCTCACCTTGGGCGTAGGTACGGCATACGTCGTTAAACGGACAGATCAAGCAATCAGGTTTGCTGCGTTTACAGAGTGTGGCGCCGAAATCCATAATGGCCTGGGTATAGTCGGCAAGACGGGTATTGGGCGTAAAATACTCAGCCAGTGTCCATAGTGAACGCTCTACTGCTGGCTTGCCTGGCCAGCCAGCAATGGCATGCAAGCGAGTCAGTGATCGTTTTACATTGCCATCTAAAATCGTGGCCTGCTGACCAGCGCTTTGCGCGATGATCGCGCCAGCCGTGGAACGGCCGATACCTGGCAGCGCCATTAACGCTTCGACACTGTCCGTTGGCAACTCTCCCCCATGGGACGCTAACGCCACTTGGGCCGCTTTATGCAAATTACGAGCACGGGCGTAGTAACCCAGCCCGGTCCAGAGATGCAGCACGTCGTCCTGAGGTGCGTTGGCCAGTGCTTCTAACGTGGGAAAGCGCGTCATAAAGCGTTTAAAGTAGGGAATAACCGTCGCGACTTGGGTTTGCTGGAGCATAATTTCAGATACCCATACCCGGTAGGCACTTCGGGGCGACTGCCAAGGCAGGTCATGCCGGCCATACTGATCGAACCAGGTAAGTAAGCGGCGTTGAAACTCTTCCGCCGCGAGGCACGGTGTAAACATGTCGGCCATAGGATTTCCTTAAACAGTAAAACGGCACCCTGCAATTAGCCGTCAGTTGGCCTTGCTATTATGTGGCTAACTAACACGCAAAAAAGCGCCGGCGGTAAGGCCGGCGCACACTGATTGTATCGCTTCAAAACGTGCATGAATGCTCAGTTAAATAGACGACGGATTCCCTCACGCAGTTCCTGACCAGCGCCTTCTCCTAGGCGTTCATCAATTTGATCAAGCGAATCGCCCAGCCGCTCCTCAAGTTCTTCTTCAAGGCGGCCGCCTGCTTCATTACGTAGCAGGTCTATCACCGCTGCTTGGAAAGCCGAACGATCAAATCGGCACCACTGGGTTTTGTCGTCGCCCACATGGCCTTCACAGCGAACGGGAAGTGGCAACTGCTCTAAACGCGGGTTCACGTTACAGGCGGCATCTGCTGTGTCGACCAACCTAGCATTTGCTTCAGTCGTAAAATTCAGTGTATTGAGATTGAATTCGCCTTCACCCTGTACATCAATGCCAGGAAGGGTGATAAGCAAATCATCGCTGTTTACTACACCATTACGCACTTGGAAGGTCGCGTCAAACCGTTCAAAACGCGTATCAGGCTCCCATTCGCGCAGCGTGCCTTCGCCCTCTAGCTGCGCCACTATCTCGCACATTTGCTGAGAGATATTCGTTTGCAGAATAGCGCCATCGTTCAGTTGTGCACTTAGCTCGCCGTTAAGATTATTGATGAGCACGTCACGGCGATTGCCTTGAGTCGTCAGTGCACCTTCCAAGTTAAAGCGGCCTCGTAACGGTGATTCCTCTTCACTAAAGGTTTCAATGAGAGGTGCGACCTGAACATCACTGACACGTGGAGAAATCTGCCATTCCAGCACGTTTGCTGTCGCATCTAGACGGCCTGTCGAATTAAGCTCGCCCTCATAAAAACGTGACTCAAAGGCTGTCAGTTGGTGCACTCCATTCTCTCCGCGCAAGCTTAGCGAAGTGTCATCGAACGTTAATCCAGCCAGCACAAGCTGGTCGACGCTTAAGTCTCCCTCTAGCGATAGCGTGCTCAGCCATTCCTGAGGCAATAGTGCCCCATCGGTTTGGGCCAAGGCTTTGCGCAGTAAGCCTCGGCTAGCTTGTTGGGCGGTTTCCGGACCAGGCAGATAATGATCAATATTCAGTTGGTCGCCTTCCAGATTAAAGGCGAGCCGAGTACCGTCCAGCGCGGCGGAAATATTACCTGTAAAGGTGCTGTCGTCCACTACTAAGGAAAGACGCGGTAGATCAATACTCGTCATATCGCCTTCAATTGGGCTAGTCATCGCCACATCTCTCAGGGCACTTTCATTGGCCGTATTGAGAGTAATGCCTGCGCGAGATAACCAAGGCCGCAATGTAAAAGGCGCTGCGGTGAGTTGGCCGCTGTACTGAGGAGAGTCTAAAAACTTTTCGACATTGAGATGGCCACTGACTCTCAGCCCATCCGGCCCGGTTAACTGAGCATCTTTAAACTGAGCAGTTTGCGCCGCCCAGTCACTTTCCAAACCAAATGCCAACGAAAGCGCGAGGCTACCCTGCCAATTGTTTGGGTGACGTAAGCCCGCGTCAACGACACCCTCGCGAATCGTAAGTTGTTGCTCCCCCATTCGGGCAACTATTTCAGCTGCTTTCAAACTAAGCTGCTGCGGATCACTTTCGCCAGCGCGTCGCGTACGGGTCGTCAACTGGATATTTTCAAAAACCAACTGTTCATCTTTCAAACCTAAACGAAGACGAGTGTCGAGATTCACTTCGCTGCTCAGGTCGGGCGTACGCTCCAACACCTCAGCATCTAAGCGATTATGCTTAGTTAATGTGAACATGGTTTTTAAAGGGAAGGAGCGTAACGGATTGACGTTGGCGCCTGAAATATTGAGCGACTGAACACGCCAAAGCGCTTGGCTTTGCTCATCACGAAAACGAATATCAGCATTTTTCACTTCTACACTGGCAATATTCAGCACTACCGACAAATTGCCAGCATCTGCGTTGGGGCCAGCGCTTGCAGGCGCCAGTACCGTTTCCGCTGTTTCGTTACCTTGCTCTGCGAGGCGCTCTAGTAGCGGCTGCCAATTACCTTCGCCCTGTCCATCCTTTTCAAGGTTTAAGCGCATGCCATCTAGGGTTAAGCCGTCAACCGCGATTTCGCCGCGTAATAAAGGGGCAAAGGCGACGCTAACTTCAGCTCGCTCAATGGCGGCAAACGCACTCTCGTCCTGAGCTTGCTCTGGCAGCCACGCTTTTGCTTGCTCAACACTAACCCCTATACGCGGATAAAATGACCATGTAATTGGGCCTTCCAAGGCTAGATTCAGGCCAGTTTGTTCTTCTACCACCGCGGTTAGCCGAGGCTTGAAATCTTCTGGATCAAGAAAAGTGGTGACATACACCACTGCGGCAACGGCAACGATTGCTAAAATACCTACCGCAGCCAGCAAAATACGTAGTAGATGATTCATTGCCCTTTTCCTTGTGGGTCTAGCTCAACAAAATCACTGGTGATGGCATCATCCGACGGTGCGGACGATTCAGGGGCTACGGGGCGATAACCAAGCTTTGAGAGCAGTACTCGATCGGCTAACGGCAACGACGACGTTTCAATGCGCAGCACACGCCCTTCTTGTTTTGCCTGCTCCCCTAACAGTGCCATCAGTCGCGTGCCTACGCCACGCCGTCGAGTGGGTTTACGCACGCACAGCTCGGAGAGCAACCATGCGCGGTCAACTGCCTCTTTTATCGCCACCGCACCGAGCAGTCGATCGTTAAAATGTGCGCAGGCAAAAAAGTGCTGCCCTTTTAAATGCTGTTCAATAAAAGGGGTGACCGTTGGTGTAGGCATTCGCTCTTGGGGCGCATCTTCATAAATGCGTATTAGGTCAATACGCACCTGTTCCTCAGCTTCCCAACGGGCCTGGTCGACGTAATGCAATGTCACCGGCATGGTGAAATCCTCTTTGCCAAAGCAGCAAGGCTGCTATTCTACCGCCAGCAAAGGCGGCTACCTTTCGCGCATTGTAGCGGATGGGGGTGCCGATTCACTATAATGGTCGCTTTTGGCACAGGTTATGCTTTGATCTAGCGGTGTTAACATTACCCGACGATCCACCAATACCCCCTCAGAGTGCGCATCAGCGCAGGAGATGCAACATGTCAGCGCGTATTGCCACGGTAAGCCGTGACACCAACGAAACGCAGATTACGGTCAGCGTCAACCTTGATGGCGAAGGCCGTCTCCGCAGCGACACCGGCGTTCCGTTTCTTGACCATATGCTTGATCAAGTGGCTCGTCATGGGATGGTGGATCTCGACATTGACGCAAAAGGCGATCTGCACATCGATGATCACCATACAGTTGAAGATCTAGGCATTACCCTAGGCCAAGCATTTCACCAAGCGATCGGCGATAAACGCGGCATCTATCGCTACGGGCATGCTTACGTTCCTCTTGATGAAGCGTTGTCCCGTGTGGTTATCGACTTCTCCGGCCGTCCAGGTCTCTATATGAATGTCGACTTCACCCGCGATACCATTGGCCGTAT includes the following:
- a CDS encoding oxidative damage protection protein; translated protein: MSTTVFCRKYQQELPALPFPPLPGKQGQEIQATVSKQAWEEWQSLQTRLINEKHLNMLEPEARAYLMDQMQRFLNNEATDQAEGYVPPTQA
- the mutY gene encoding A/G-specific adenine glycosylase, which codes for MADMFTPCLAAEEFQRRLLTWFDQYGRHDLPWQSPRSAYRVWVSEIMLQQTQVATVIPYFKRFMTRFPTLEALANAPQDDVLHLWTGLGYYARARNLHKAAQVALASHGGELPTDSVEALMALPGIGRSTAGAIIAQSAGQQATILDGNVKRSLTRLHAIAGWPGKPAVERSLWTLAEYFTPNTRLADYTQAIMDFGATLCKRSKPDCLICPFNDVCRTYAQGEPQRFPESKPKKALPTRETIMLMLRDRQGRVWLEQRPPSGLWGGLWSLPQFEQHSELNDWLADHVTSPERHAPLPSFTHTFSHFRLLITPQPVSCDRLNGVREEGVWYDVDEPPTLGLAAPVKSLLSQLAPFSLDPTPGPSR
- a CDS encoding AsmA family protein, translated to MNHLLRILLAAVGILAIVAVAAVVYVTTFLDPEDFKPRLTAVVEEQTGLNLALEGPITWSFYPRIGVSVEQAKAWLPEQAQDESAFAAIERAEVSVAFAPLLRGEIAVDGLTLDGMRLNLEKDGQGEGNWQPLLERLAEQGNETAETVLAPASAGPNADAGNLSVVLNIASVEVKNADIRFRDEQSQALWRVQSLNISGANVNPLRSFPLKTMFTLTKHNRLDAEVLERTPDLSSEVNLDTRLRLGLKDEQLVFENIQLTTRTRRAGESDPQQLSLKAAEIVARMGEQQLTIREGVVDAGLRHPNNWQGSLALSLAFGLESDWAAQTAQFKDAQLTGPDGLRVSGHLNVEKFLDSPQYSGQLTAAPFTLRPWLSRAGITLNTANESALRDVAMTSPIEGDMTSIDLPRLSLVVDDSTFTGNISAALDGTRLAFNLEGDQLNIDHYLPGPETAQQASRGLLRKALAQTDGALLPQEWLSTLSLEGDLSVDQLVLAGLTFDDTSLSLRGENGVHQLTAFESRFYEGELNSTGRLDATANVLEWQISPRVSDVQVAPLIETFSEEESPLRGRFNLEGALTTQGNRRDVLINNLNGELSAQLNDGAILQTNISQQMCEIVAQLEGEGTLREWEPDTRFERFDATFQVRNGVVNSDDLLITLPGIDVQGEGEFNLNTLNFTTEANARLVDTADAACNVNPRLEQLPLPVRCEGHVGDDKTQWCRFDRSAFQAAVIDLLRNEAGGRLEEELEERLGDSLDQIDERLGEGAGQELREGIRRLFN
- a CDS encoding PanM family protein; its protein translation is MPVTLHYVDQARWEAEEQVRIDLIRIYEDAPQERMPTPTVTPFIEQHLKGQHFFACAHFNDRLLGAVAIKEAVDRAWLLSELCVRKPTRRRGVGTRLMALLGEQAKQEGRVLRIETSSLPLADRVLLSKLGYRPVAPESSAPSDDAITSDFVELDPQGKGQ
- the hisB gene encoding imidazoleglycerol-phosphate dehydratase HisB, whose amino-acid sequence is MSARIATVSRDTNETQITVSVNLDGEGRLRSDTGVPFLDHMLDQVARHGMVDLDIDAKGDLHIDDHHTVEDLGITLGQAFHQAIGDKRGIYRYGHAYVPLDEALSRVVIDFSGRPGLYMNVDFTRDTIGRMDTQLFWEFFQGFVNHARVTLHIDNVKGFNAHHQAETIFKAFGRALRMAVAEDPRMAGQMPSTKGSL